GTGTAATGAAATGTGAATTATGCAGCGGTTTAAAAAATTAATGTAAAGAAAAAGCAAATTTTAAAATAGAACTTTACATTACTTATTAATTACAAACAAAACACAGAAATTATGAATACTACAGAAATAAAAGGAAACTGGAATGAGTTAAAAGGAAAGTTAAAGCAAAAATATGCTGAACTGACAGATGATGATTTAATGTTTGCTGAAGGTAAAGAAGACGAAATGTACGGAAAGCTTCAGCAGAAACTGGGAAAAACAAAAGAAGAATTTCATCAAATGCTGTCAGATCTCTAAAATCTTCTGACTCAATCAGGAAATACCGTCTAGTAATAAATGTATTAGACGGTATTTTTTTGAAAAGTTTAGTATTTTTATGATACTTAAAATGGTCTTAAAAAAAGATTAAACACAATAACCACGAATAATTTTTTTATCTTTAACCAAATTTTTTACAAAAATGAAACTATTTATAAAGTTCGACATTAATACCATTTGTTCACTTTATCTTAAACAAAATCTCGAGCAGCAAAATATAAATTTTACCACCCTGGGCTTTGGAGAGATAGAGATTGATGACAATCTTGATGCTGATGCACTCGAATCTTTAAAAAACAATCTTGCGCCGTGCGGGTTTGAAGTAGTTGAAAACCAAAAAAGTGTATTGGTTCAAAAAATTAAAGATGCCATTATCGAATTGGTTTTTATGGAAGACAGCAACAATTACAAAAGTTCTGTTTTTCTGGCCGAAAAACTAAATCACAGTTATGGTTATTTATCCAATGTTTTTTCGGAAGTGACCTATTCGTCTATCGAAAACTTCATTATTTTACAAAAAATTGAAAGAGCAAAACAGTTAATCATCATAAACGAAATGAGTCTGACTGAAATAGCTTTCTTATTAAATTATTCGAGTGTGGCACATTTAAGCACTCAGTTTAAAAATACGACCGGAATCACCCCGTCGGCATTTC
This portion of the Flavobacterium gelatinilyticum genome encodes:
- a CDS encoding CsbD family protein, yielding MNTTEIKGNWNELKGKLKQKYAELTDDDLMFAEGKEDEMYGKLQQKLGKTKEEFHQMLSDL
- a CDS encoding helix-turn-helix domain-containing protein, which translates into the protein MKLFIKFDINTICSLYLKQNLEQQNINFTTLGFGEIEIDDNLDADALESLKNNLAPCGFEVVENQKSVLVQKIKDAIIELVFMEDSNNYKSSVFLAEKLNHSYGYLSNVFSEVTYSSIENFIILQKIERAKQLIIINEMSLTEIAFLLNYSSVAHLSTQFKNTTGITPSAFQRIIKKRRENLK